A single Tuberibacillus sp. Marseille-P3662 DNA region contains:
- a CDS encoding dihydrofolate reductase, whose product MISFIVAMDQNRVIGQDNQLPWRLPADLAFFKRVTMGHPIIMGRKTHESIGKPLPGRENVILTRNESYEAAGCQVVHSLEAIKAIDEQNDEVFVIGGAEIFKVMFASADRLYVTFIDEVFSGDTYFPEIDHDQWRQVAREKGEKNDKNPYDYYYLTYDRI is encoded by the coding sequence ATGATTTCATTTATCGTCGCGATGGATCAGAATCGTGTCATCGGTCAAGACAACCAACTCCCGTGGCGCCTGCCCGCTGACTTAGCGTTTTTTAAACGTGTGACCATGGGACACCCGATTATTATGGGAAGGAAAACTCATGAGTCGATTGGAAAACCTTTACCAGGGCGGGAGAACGTTATTTTAACGAGAAATGAAAGCTACGAGGCAGCGGGATGTCAAGTTGTTCATTCCTTGGAAGCTATAAAAGCCATTGACGAACAAAACGACGAAGTGTTTGTCATCGGCGGAGCAGAGATTTTTAAAGTGATGTTCGCTTCTGCCGATCGATTATATGTGACGTTCATCGATGAGGTGTTTTCCGGGGACACCTACTTCCCTGAGATCGATCACGATCAGTGGAGGCAGGTCGCAAGAGAAAAAGGGGAGAAGAACGACAAGAACCCTTATGATTATTACTATTTAACCTACGATCGAATCTAA
- a CDS encoding thymidylate synthase — MQHGEYAYLDMCQHVLNNGTEKRDRTGTGTLSVFGYQMRYDLSKGFPLLTTKRVPFRLIASELLWFIKGDTNIRYLLQHNNNIWNEWAFKQWVESADYTGPDMTDFGRRSQEDESFKEQYKQVMDTFKQRILDDDAFAKEYGELGPVYGKQWREWETARGETIDQLKNVIDSIKNKPDSRRHLVVAYNPGDVSGMALPPCHSLFQFYVADGKLSCQLYQRSGDIFLGVPFNIASYALLTHLIAHECGLAVGEFIHTLGDAHIYLNHVEQIQTQLSREPHDFPSLHLNSNIDSIFDVEINDISIQGYDPHPGIKAPIAV; from the coding sequence TTGCAACATGGGGAGTATGCCTACTTAGATATGTGCCAGCATGTCTTAAATAATGGCACAGAAAAAAGGGACCGGACGGGGACAGGGACATTGTCTGTGTTCGGTTACCAAATGCGGTATGACTTAAGCAAAGGATTCCCGCTGTTAACGACAAAACGAGTGCCGTTTCGTTTGATCGCCAGTGAACTGCTGTGGTTTATTAAAGGTGATACGAACATTCGTTATTTGCTTCAACATAATAACAATATTTGGAATGAGTGGGCATTTAAACAATGGGTTGAGAGTGCTGATTACACAGGCCCTGATATGACCGACTTTGGCCGACGCAGTCAGGAAGATGAGTCATTTAAAGAACAATACAAGCAAGTGATGGACACGTTTAAACAACGGATTTTGGATGACGACGCGTTCGCGAAAGAATACGGCGAACTTGGACCTGTCTACGGCAAACAATGGCGTGAGTGGGAAACCGCTCGTGGCGAAACCATCGATCAATTAAAAAATGTGATTGATTCGATTAAAAACAAACCTGATAGTCGCCGCCATTTAGTTGTCGCTTACAACCCAGGAGACGTTTCCGGCATGGCGCTTCCGCCATGCCACAGCCTATTTCAATTCTACGTTGCCGACGGAAAATTAAGCTGTCAATTGTATCAGCGTAGCGGTGACATTTTCCTTGGCGTTCCGTTTAATATCGCCAGCTATGCATTATTAACGCATCTCATCGCTCATGAATGCGGGCTGGCTGTTGGTGAATTCATTCACACGTTAGGTGATGCACATATCTATTTGAATCATGTCGAACAGATTCAGACGCAATTAAGTCGCGAACCCCATGATTTCCCATCACTGCATTTGAACTCAAATATTGATTCGATATTTGATGTTGAGATTAACGATATCAGCATTCAAGGTTACGATCCACATCCAGGCATTAAAGCACCGATTGCTGTCTAG
- the kapB gene encoding sporulation phosphorelay system protein KapB produces MADIVPGNTVRTRYKTGEYVARFVEERNDKVGIVEILAVLRHPTQGDLHQPNEVNVPLFHQRKALAHHEKAVVQLASLVPFDGQVPDYRASLREALDLEKEKLRGRDDTWSEKALNNLNDLESDYFPTN; encoded by the coding sequence ATGGCAGATATAGTACCGGGCAACACAGTCCGGACAAGATATAAAACGGGTGAATACGTAGCCCGGTTTGTTGAGGAACGCAATGATAAAGTGGGGATCGTGGAGATTTTAGCTGTATTACGCCATCCGACACAAGGGGACCTTCACCAACCCAATGAGGTAAATGTGCCCTTGTTTCATCAACGGAAAGCATTGGCCCATCATGAAAAGGCAGTCGTGCAGCTGGCATCTTTGGTCCCATTTGACGGACAAGTCCCCGATTATCGTGCATCACTTCGGGAGGCATTAGATCTAGAGAAAGAAAAATTACGTGGACGGGACGATACATGGTCCGAAAAAGCACTTAATAACCTTAATGATTTAGAATCGGACTATTTTCCAACTAACTGA
- the hpaB gene encoding 4-hydroxyphenylacetate 3-monooxygenase, oxygenase component: protein MSIIDGEEYIRRINALNSNIWVGGEQVTGPISKHPAFKGLMESQAKWFDLRNQPDLQDRLTWTSDTTGNQIGTSYMPPKTIDDLKKRRLAIQTLARESCGLLGRSPDYMNTALMTFGTSADILQDQSTACMNNMRDYYEYAREHDLTITHTFVEPQVNRSSFYMEESKNIVSARIIDENDEGIVIHGARLLATQGATTDEIMVFPSGARLPKTNLMKPKAYAFAIPNDTPGLKFICRESFDYGKSHFDHPLASRFEEMDTIVIFDHVTVPWNRVFIHGDIDVNNRLYHDSSYFPHVTHQVVCKNVVKLEFILGVAQAMIDSIHVGEYQHIHEKVSEIIVALEAMKGFIYSSEAQAELNSYGIMTPNIKPLRAATKYFPTVYPRMRDIIQNIGASGLVSIPGEADFNHEQISDDLNHYLQTSEDSGEDKVRLFRLAWDLSMSAFGSRQSLYERYFFGDPVKTATILYHSYEREDVIEWVRQFLYKN, encoded by the coding sequence ATGTCCATTATAGATGGCGAAGAATATATACGTCGAATCAATGCGTTAAATTCTAATATCTGGGTAGGTGGTGAGCAAGTCACAGGTCCTATATCTAAACACCCTGCCTTTAAAGGGCTTATGGAATCTCAGGCCAAATGGTTTGATCTCAGAAACCAACCTGATTTACAGGATCGGTTGACTTGGACGTCAGACACAACCGGGAATCAAATCGGAACCTCTTACATGCCGCCGAAAACGATAGACGATTTGAAAAAACGCCGGTTAGCGATTCAAACCCTGGCTCGTGAGTCATGCGGGTTGCTTGGACGGTCTCCCGATTACATGAATACGGCATTGATGACGTTTGGAACTTCCGCTGACATCTTACAGGATCAGAGCACCGCATGTATGAACAACATGCGGGACTATTATGAATATGCCCGCGAACATGATTTAACCATCACACACACATTCGTCGAACCCCAAGTGAACCGCTCGAGTTTTTATATGGAAGAATCCAAGAATATCGTGTCAGCCCGGATCATTGATGAAAATGACGAGGGTATCGTGATCCACGGAGCTAGGTTACTCGCCACTCAAGGAGCAACAACCGATGAAATCATGGTGTTTCCATCAGGAGCAAGACTTCCAAAGACCAATCTAATGAAACCAAAAGCCTATGCATTTGCGATTCCGAACGATACGCCTGGTTTGAAATTTATTTGCCGGGAGTCGTTCGATTACGGCAAATCTCATTTCGATCATCCGTTAGCGTCCCGATTTGAAGAAATGGATACCATCGTTATTTTTGATCATGTGACTGTACCATGGAACCGTGTCTTCATCCATGGTGACATTGATGTTAATAATAGACTTTATCATGACAGTTCTTATTTTCCTCACGTCACTCACCAAGTGGTCTGTAAAAATGTTGTGAAGCTGGAATTCATACTAGGTGTGGCCCAAGCCATGATTGATAGCATTCATGTCGGTGAATATCAACATATCCATGAAAAAGTTTCCGAAATCATTGTCGCCCTTGAAGCCATGAAGGGGTTTATTTATTCATCGGAAGCACAAGCTGAACTTAACTCATACGGTATTATGACGCCTAATATTAAACCGCTTAGAGCAGCTACAAAATATTTTCCGACTGTCTACCCGCGTATGAGAGATATTATTCAAAACATCGGGGCCAGCGGTTTGGTATCTATACCCGGAGAAGCCGATTTTAATCATGAGCAAATAAGCGATGACCTCAATCATTATTTGCAAACATCGGAAGACTCCGGTGAGGATAAAGTCCGTTTATTTCGACTTGCCTGGGATTTATCTATGAGTGCCTTTGGGTCGCGGCAATCCTTATACGAACGCTATTTCTTCGGAGACCCTGTCAAAACCGCAACCATCCTTTATCATAGCTATGAACGTGAGGATGTTATCGAATGGGTTCGGCAATTTTTATATAAGAATTAA
- a CDS encoding acyl-CoA dehydrogenase family protein → MNNFIRNERQQKIVDRASEIAQAIQPDSSYYDRTGAFPFANFDQLKQHHYQTLTIPKTYGGEDLSLYELMLTQETLAQGDASTALAMGWHLGVMMDLNQRHEWDESVYRRLCEDVVQNGTIVNRAMTEPKTGNPVRGGLPATVASKRNNGWVINGHKTFTTLAPLADTFIVNANIEGTDEIGGFLVQRDQNGVDVKQTWDTIGMRATRSDDIYFDHVEVPAEAYVETIDYTKKDRLPAAWLLHIPACYMGVAIAAKNDAIRFAKEYQPNSLDHPIQDLPHIQDKVARIEMDVLRARTLMYSVARDWDERPERHYEMAPELGAVKYEVTNTAVRVVDTVMRIVGGSGLSKSLPFEKYYRDVLPGVHNPPNDDAVMAMMARRAFS, encoded by the coding sequence ATGAATAACTTTATCCGTAACGAACGGCAACAAAAGATTGTTGACCGGGCTTCCGAGATCGCGCAGGCCATTCAGCCGGACTCGTCTTATTATGATAGGACCGGCGCTTTTCCATTTGCGAATTTTGACCAATTAAAACAACACCATTATCAAACTTTGACGATTCCGAAAACGTATGGCGGTGAAGACCTTAGTTTGTATGAATTGATGCTGACCCAAGAAACGCTGGCACAAGGTGATGCGTCAACTGCCTTAGCAATGGGGTGGCACCTTGGTGTGATGATGGATTTGAATCAAAGACATGAATGGGATGAATCCGTTTATCGTCGCTTATGTGAGGACGTTGTTCAGAATGGAACCATCGTTAATCGGGCGATGACCGAACCAAAAACGGGCAACCCTGTCAGAGGAGGATTACCTGCCACCGTCGCTTCAAAACGCAACAATGGTTGGGTGATCAATGGTCATAAAACATTCACAACATTGGCTCCCCTCGCGGATACATTTATTGTTAACGCAAACATTGAGGGAACCGATGAGATTGGCGGATTCTTAGTTCAACGCGACCAGAACGGGGTTGATGTCAAACAAACATGGGATACCATTGGTATGCGAGCAACACGAAGTGACGATATTTATTTTGACCATGTTGAAGTACCAGCGGAAGCTTATGTTGAAACGATTGACTACACGAAAAAAGATCGATTGCCAGCCGCATGGTTATTACATATACCCGCTTGTTACATGGGTGTGGCCATTGCCGCGAAAAATGACGCGATCCGCTTCGCCAAAGAATATCAGCCTAATAGTTTGGATCATCCGATACAGGACCTTCCACATATCCAAGACAAAGTCGCCCGTATTGAGATGGATGTGCTTAGGGCACGGACACTCATGTACAGCGTTGCTCGTGATTGGGATGAACGACCGGAACGACACTATGAGATGGCTCCGGAGCTTGGAGCTGTCAAATATGAAGTGACGAACACGGCTGTTCGAGTTGTCGATACGGTCATGCGCATCGTTGGCGGCAGTGGCTTATCTAAAAGTCTGCCATTTGAAAAATATTATCGTGACGTGCTGCCAGGAGTCCATAATCCCCCTAATGATGATGCCGTCATGGCCATGATGGCGCGCCGGGCCTTTAGCTAA
- the trhO gene encoding oxygen-dependent tRNA uridine(34) hydroxylase TrhO → MSNQSYRVLLYYKYVKIDDPDTFTREHLQLCQELGLKGRILVSSEGLNGTVSGPAETTDEYIATLRRDPRFTDMEFKIDETSGHAFKKMHVRHREEIVSLKLDDDLDPNQETGNHLSPKEFYEHLQRDDVIVLDARNKYEHDIGHFKNAVLPDVDAFRDLPDWIRENLSEHKDKKILAYCTGGIRCEKLTGFLKQEGFEDVNQLHGGIVSYGKDENVQGRYWDGKCYVFDERMSVPVNRTEEDRVIATCFHCGKEEDRLVNCANPECNWQHVCCEDCEEQYKRSCSEECREHPRNRYEKDKQLEQSQG, encoded by the coding sequence ATGTCAAATCAATCCTATCGCGTTCTTTTATATTATAAATATGTCAAAATTGATGATCCAGACACATTCACGAGAGAGCATTTGCAATTATGTCAGGAATTAGGATTAAAGGGTCGTATCTTGGTTTCTTCTGAAGGGCTCAATGGAACCGTTTCGGGCCCCGCTGAGACAACCGATGAATATATTGCAACGTTACGCAGAGATCCGCGATTCACGGATATGGAATTTAAAATTGACGAAACAAGCGGCCACGCATTTAAGAAAATGCACGTCCGGCACCGTGAAGAAATCGTGTCTTTAAAATTGGACGATGATCTTGATCCAAATCAAGAAACAGGGAACCATCTATCACCGAAGGAATTCTATGAGCATTTGCAACGTGATGATGTTATTGTTCTTGATGCACGTAACAAATACGAACATGACATCGGCCATTTCAAAAATGCTGTTTTACCTGATGTTGATGCGTTTCGTGATCTGCCTGACTGGATTCGCGAAAATTTAAGTGAACATAAGGATAAAAAGATTTTGGCTTATTGTACCGGTGGCATTCGCTGTGAAAAACTCACAGGCTTTCTCAAGCAAGAGGGTTTCGAAGACGTCAACCAACTGCACGGAGGTATTGTATCTTACGGCAAAGATGAGAACGTGCAGGGACGTTATTGGGATGGGAAATGTTATGTCTTCGATGAGCGCATGTCTGTTCCTGTTAACCGGACTGAAGAAGATCGTGTCATAGCAACATGTTTTCACTGCGGTAAGGAAGAAGATCGGTTAGTCAACTGTGCCAATCCAGAATGTAACTGGCAGCATGTCTGTTGTGAGGATTGCGAAGAACAATATAAGCGGTCTTGCTCCGAAGAATGCCGTGAACATCCACGCAATCGCTACGAAAAAGATAAGCAATTGGAGCAATCGCAAGGGTAA
- a CDS encoding DUF2164 domain-containing protein has product MELKPYEKERIIEALKGYFYDERSEELGMIGAENLYAFILKEIGPLIYNRALNDASMVLERQMDSLIEEMLVLKKD; this is encoded by the coding sequence ATGGAGTTAAAACCTTATGAAAAGGAAAGAATTATTGAAGCATTAAAAGGTTATTTCTATGACGAGAGAAGTGAAGAACTAGGGATGATTGGTGCTGAAAATCTTTATGCTTTTATCCTAAAGGAGATCGGGCCGCTCATTTATAATCGCGCTTTAAATGACGCTTCCATGGTATTAGAACGACAAATGGATTCGCTGATCGAAGAAATGCTTGTGCTTAAAAAAGATTAA
- a CDS encoding BrxA/BrxB family bacilliredoxin, which yields MSMAYEEYMRQIVQPMRDELTEAGFNELRTPEDVDSFMENTEGTSLVVVNSICGCAAGLARPAVVASLKSETQPDHLVTVFAGQDKEATAEMRDYFKGYEPSSPSMAILKGNDVVHFIPREDIEDEEPENIVRNLQGAYQQYCGE from the coding sequence ATGTCAATGGCTTACGAAGAATATATGCGGCAAATTGTCCAGCCCATGCGTGATGAACTAACCGAGGCTGGATTTAACGAATTACGAACACCTGAAGATGTCGATTCATTTATGGAAAATACCGAAGGAACGAGCTTAGTAGTCGTTAATTCGATTTGCGGATGCGCTGCTGGCTTGGCCCGTCCAGCCGTTGTTGCTTCGTTAAAGTCCGAGACGCAGCCTGACCATCTTGTCACCGTATTCGCTGGACAGGATAAGGAAGCGACCGCCGAGATGCGTGATTACTTTAAAGGCTACGAGCCATCATCACCTTCAATGGCGATTTTGAAAGGTAACGACGTTGTCCACTTTATCCCACGAGAGGACATCGAAGACGAAGAACCGGAAAATATCGTTCGTAATCTTCAAGGGGCTTATCAGCAGTATTGCGGTGAATAA
- a CDS encoding ribonuclease HI family protein has protein sequence MIDVFVDGASAGDPGPSGAGIFIKHSNGTVETYSVYLSDFDHNHTAEFKASIKALNICLEKGYKSVALKTDSQLVDDAFNRRFVKKQTYKPLLNQLLQLAADFDLVFMKWIPGKANNQADYLAKQAIHQRSDGED, from the coding sequence TTGATCGATGTTTTTGTTGATGGCGCCAGCGCCGGTGATCCCGGGCCATCAGGCGCTGGTATATTTATAAAACATTCTAATGGAACGGTGGAAACTTACTCTGTTTATTTAAGTGATTTCGATCACAACCATACAGCCGAATTCAAAGCAAGTATCAAAGCTTTAAACATTTGTTTAGAGAAAGGTTACAAGAGCGTCGCGCTTAAAACAGATTCTCAACTTGTTGACGACGCGTTTAACAGGCGCTTCGTTAAAAAACAGACCTATAAACCTCTACTTAATCAATTGTTGCAATTGGCGGCAGATTTTGATCTTGTATTTATGAAGTGGATTCCGGGAAAAGCCAATAATCAAGCCGATTACCTGGCAAAGCAGGCGATTCATCAGCGAAGTGACGGTGAGGACTGA
- a CDS encoding DMT family transporter: protein MTLRKSLMADSGLLLVAFFWGTTFVIVQGAIQTLPPFIFNAWRFLCASLCLCLAIPFIRGYGQKNVTRQTLFKGGILGTLLFAGYSTQTMALIYSSASKVAFITGLSVVLVPIFAFIILREQPKLAALLGVGAATVGLYLMSIFKDLSIHAGDFLAFLCAFGFALHIIYTATFTKNESSLHLTIIQLLVVSLLSFLGGLVTDGVTATFLPESLIQPEVLWSLLSTAILATSLAYFMQTYLQLFTPATHVGLIFIMEPVFAALTAVIWQNEQIPLHVKWGSALIMIGMLLAEWPQKSHSDSASKNV, encoded by the coding sequence ATGACATTAAGAAAGTCGCTTATGGCCGATTCAGGCTTATTACTAGTTGCTTTTTTCTGGGGAACAACGTTCGTGATCGTTCAGGGGGCGATTCAGACATTACCGCCGTTTATTTTTAATGCTTGGCGGTTTTTGTGTGCTAGCCTTTGTTTATGTCTGGCCATTCCATTTATCAGGGGTTATGGACAAAAGAATGTGACGAGACAGACCCTGTTCAAAGGTGGCATACTCGGCACGTTATTATTCGCAGGCTATTCAACCCAAACGATGGCACTTATATATTCATCAGCGTCTAAGGTCGCTTTTATTACTGGGCTCAGTGTGGTCTTAGTCCCGATATTTGCGTTCATTATTTTACGAGAGCAGCCCAAACTGGCAGCGTTATTGGGCGTCGGGGCTGCTACGGTCGGATTATATTTGATGTCAATATTCAAGGATCTATCCATTCATGCCGGAGATTTTCTTGCGTTCTTATGTGCATTCGGTTTTGCACTACACATTATCTATACAGCAACATTCACCAAAAACGAATCAAGCCTTCACTTAACCATCATTCAATTGTTGGTCGTGTCGTTACTTAGTTTTTTGGGTGGCCTTGTGACTGATGGGGTCACAGCTACATTTCTACCTGAATCATTGATCCAGCCAGAAGTGCTTTGGTCACTTTTATCAACAGCCATCCTTGCGACGTCATTAGCTTACTTCATGCAGACTTACTTGCAATTATTCACACCGGCAACCCATGTTGGGTTGATCTTTATCATGGAACCTGTATTTGCTGCCTTGACCGCTGTGATATGGCAAAACGAACAGATACCCCTTCATGTTAAATGGGGATCAGCGCTCATTATGATCGGCATGTTGCTCGCAGAATGGCCGCAAAAAAGTCATAGTGATAGCGCCTCTAAAAACGTCTAA
- a CDS encoding IDEAL domain-containing protein gives MSGKSFHEQTKEMAMSRQQKSRSTFREIYAQMVLDEALLTARKTRLQREIDRCLDENDRDRFFQLSEEYAKLCR, from the coding sequence ATGTCAGGCAAAAGTTTTCATGAGCAAACCAAAGAAATGGCTATGTCCCGACAGCAAAAGTCACGTTCAACTTTCCGTGAAATCTATGCCCAGATGGTTTTAGATGAGGCCTTATTAACGGCCAGAAAAACCCGTCTGCAACGTGAGATTGATCGTTGTTTAGATGAAAATGACCGAGATCGTTTTTTTCAATTGAGTGAGGAATACGCCAAACTTTGTCGATAA
- the zwf gene encoding glucose-6-phosphate dehydrogenase, producing MKMKRGIDMTDDSNTKAAMILFGATGDLAKRKLYPALYNIYRNSQEFHDFAVIGAARRPWDHETYREHVYAAIQPFVAEGDDVGDFLDRFHYYSIDVNDIQSYLGLKDMAEQLDHQYHLNGNRLFYLAMAPSFFGTVTHNLNDSSLSKTNGWKRLVIEKPFGHDLTSAQQLNQEIRHVFAEEEIYRIDHYLGKEMIQNIQVLRFANPIFEYMWNNRYISNVQITTSEHVGVGERAGYYDKTGALMDMVQNHVLQMVALTAMEPPSRLDTEDIRDEKVKALRSIRPVNADNVHDHIVRAQYTSGTIDDQVVPGYRDEDGVSHTSTTDTYIAGKLYIDNFRWSGVPFYIRTGKRLAEKSTEIVVEFKDSPMTHDFKGSDIRPNLLVIHVQPDEGISLKLNAKKFSTSNETMPVTMDFSSHGLDEYRASDAYERLLYDCIRGDSTNFTRWDEVALSWEYVDSVIKAWNEVNLPVKEYEAGSMGPSEADQLLAKSGHKWWPLNQMN from the coding sequence ATGAAAATGAAGCGAGGCATTGATATGACTGATGATAGCAACACAAAAGCAGCGATGATTTTGTTTGGAGCAACAGGTGATTTGGCCAAACGAAAGCTTTATCCGGCTTTATATAATATCTATAGGAATAGTCAAGAATTTCATGATTTCGCAGTCATTGGTGCTGCCCGCCGTCCCTGGGATCATGAAACATATCGTGAGCATGTGTACGCAGCCATACAACCGTTTGTAGCGGAGGGTGATGACGTGGGCGATTTTTTGGATCGATTCCACTACTATTCCATTGATGTCAATGACATTCAATCATACTTAGGCTTAAAAGATATGGCTGAACAATTGGATCACCAATATCATTTAAATGGTAACCGTCTCTTTTATCTGGCTATGGCACCGTCTTTCTTTGGTACAGTGACGCATAATCTTAATGATTCGAGCCTATCAAAAACGAATGGCTGGAAACGGCTCGTCATTGAAAAACCGTTTGGCCATGATCTCACATCGGCTCAACAACTCAACCAAGAAATCCGTCATGTTTTTGCCGAAGAAGAGATTTATCGTATTGACCATTATCTGGGTAAAGAAATGATTCAAAACATTCAAGTCCTCAGGTTTGCTAACCCTATTTTTGAATACATGTGGAACAACCGGTATATTTCCAATGTGCAAATAACTACGAGTGAACATGTCGGTGTTGGTGAACGGGCCGGATATTATGATAAGACCGGAGCTTTGATGGATATGGTCCAAAATCACGTGTTGCAAATGGTGGCTTTAACGGCTATGGAACCGCCGAGTCGATTGGATACTGAAGATATTCGCGATGAAAAAGTCAAGGCATTACGTTCCATTCGCCCTGTTAATGCTGACAATGTTCATGACCATATTGTCCGGGCCCAATATACAAGCGGAACAATCGATGACCAAGTTGTGCCAGGCTATCGTGATGAAGATGGTGTTTCACATACATCAACAACGGATACCTATATTGCTGGGAAACTTTACATTGATAACTTTCGCTGGTCAGGTGTACCATTCTATATAAGAACTGGTAAACGTCTTGCTGAGAAATCAACCGAGATTGTTGTTGAATTTAAAGATTCCCCAATGACCCATGATTTCAAGGGATCGGACATTAGACCCAATCTTTTGGTCATTCATGTTCAGCCTGACGAAGGTATTTCTTTAAAATTAAATGCTAAGAAATTCAGTACTTCCAATGAAACAATGCCGGTCACCATGGATTTTTCCAGCCATGGTTTGGATGAATACCGGGCCTCTGATGCTTATGAACGGTTACTATATGATTGCATTCGCGGTGATTCGACGAATTTCACACGATGGGACGAAGTGGCGTTATCTTGGGAATACGTTGATTCCGTGATCAAGGCATGGAACGAGGTTAACCTCCCCGTGAAAGAATATGAAGCTGGATCGATGGGACCCAGCGAGGCCGACCAACTCTTGGCGAAAAGTGGTCATAAATGGTGGCCGCTCAATCAAATGAATTAA
- a CDS encoding cyclase family protein: protein MVKVHDVSLPIYEGMPVYKDKSEKQPQFETTTSGHVTESRFTMDAHTGTHVDAPLHMIEDGQTIESVSIHDLVTPIKLFDLTDVQDGITESDLQNLDIEAGDFILFKTKNSFDTSFNFEFIFLKESGAKYLAEKAIKGVGIDSLGIERSQADHATHRALFTQDIIIIEGLKLDQVHEGRYQMVAAPLKMQSIDAAPARIILMED, encoded by the coding sequence ATGGTTAAAGTTCATGATGTCTCACTTCCGATTTATGAAGGGATGCCTGTCTACAAAGACAAATCTGAAAAACAACCGCAATTCGAAACAACGACTTCAGGACATGTCACGGAATCCCGCTTTACAATGGATGCTCATACCGGGACACACGTCGATGCACCTTTGCACATGATCGAAGATGGACAAACGATTGAATCCGTCAGTATTCATGATTTAGTCACCCCCATCAAATTGTTCGATTTGACGGATGTCCAGGATGGTATCACCGAGAGTGATCTGCAGAATCTTGATATTGAAGCCGGCGATTTCATCCTTTTTAAAACGAAAAATTCTTTTGATACCAGCTTTAATTTTGAATTTATCTTTTTAAAGGAATCGGGTGCTAAATATTTGGCCGAGAAAGCCATAAAAGGTGTCGGCATCGATTCACTAGGTATTGAACGGAGTCAAGCTGACCACGCTACACACCGGGCTTTATTTACGCAAGATATTATTATTATTGAAGGTCTCAAGTTAGATCAGGTTCACGAAGGCCGTTACCAAATGGTCGCAGCCCCTCTGAAAATGCAATCGATTGATGCTGCGCCAGCTCGTATTATCCTAATGGAAGATTAA